A window of the Brassica napus cultivar Da-Ae chromosome A2, Da-Ae, whole genome shotgun sequence genome harbors these coding sequences:
- the LOC125589125 gene encoding uncharacterized protein LOC125589125, which translates to MAVKTDISKAYDRLEWSFIRSVLERMGFHHLLIQWLMQCVITVSYSFLFNDEVVGNIIPQKGVRQGDPLSPYLFILCGEVLSGLCSKAQLSGNLPGIRVSRNSPRINHLLFADDTMLFTNCDQRSCATLKTILQDYENASGQMINASKSSISFSAKTPLEDRARVKEFLGIEKEGGVGKYLGLPEHFGRNKKDLFASIVDRMRQRAVSYSSRFLSSAGKATMLQAVLSSMPSFAMTCFELPISLCNKIQSVLTRFWWDAKDGVHKICWVAWNELTLPKSLGGLGFRDVQIFNQALLAKIGWRIITRPDCLLARILLGKYCHKSSFLNTIPASNISHGWRGILHGRDLLLSHLGRVIGNGESTRLWSDSWICPEKNLKPIGPVQQKDQDLLVSDLLSRETKEWNKAMVENLLPELATLIYSIRPSILDNQDSYIWSLQKSGDYSVKSGYYSKQADKNSSTLLPSAQRPEDTWNWKKHVWNPPLLPKLKHFLWRIAKKALPTGENLQRRGINANVMCCRCGEAETLPHIFFHCAFAKEVWKLAPLASEVDTSLWTAFKPTLQASYSWKVLPPYGFTSNPMPWICWFLWISRNNLIFQNRATTPQEIILKSVKAIREWESAQPLKSPTTHLVRCPPLIYDCPESTILCYTDAAWRSDSKSAGLAWIFTDLSSQELNRGSKAQDSVASALMAEGLAIREALQHAISLNFTHIWIRSDSQVLIQAITTRRQSVELFGVLADIDSLAFSSLSPFSLCRFSFVSRSRNGAADKLAKACLSTHLANLGP; encoded by the coding sequence ATGGCCGTTAAAACGGACATCAGCAAAGCCTACGACAGATTGGAATGGTCCTTCATCAGATCAGTGTTGGAGCGAATGGGTTTTCACCATCTTCTGATACAATGGTTAATGCAATGTGTCATAACCGTCTCCTACTCATTTCTCTTTAATGACGAAGTGGTTGGTAACATCATACCTCAGAAGGGAGTGCGGCAGGGGGATCCTCTCTCTCCATATCTCTTCATCTTGTGTGGAGAAGTTCTCTCTGGCCTCTGTTCAAAAGCCCAGCTAAGTGGAAATCTCCCAGGCATTAGAGTGTCGAGGAACAGTCCCCGTATCAACCACCTGCTGTTTGCTGACGATACTATGTTGTTCACCAACTGTGATCAACGAAGCTGTGCTACGCTCAAGACCATCCTGCAAGATTATGAGAATGCATCAGGACAGATGATTAATGCAAGTAAGTCCTCAATATCATTTTCAGCAAAGACACCGTTAGAGGATCGCGCAAGAGTAAAAGAGTTTCTTGGCATTGAAAAGGAGGGAGGCGTGGGAAAATACCTCGGCCTCCCTGAACACTTTGGGAGAAATAAAAAAGACCTTTTTGCGAGCATTGTTGACCGCATGAGACAGCGAGCAGTAAGCTACTCTTCAAGATTTCTCTCCTCAGCTGGTAAAGCCACAATGCTACAGGCGGTACTGTCATCTATGCCCTCATTCGCCATGACATGCTTTGAACTCCCCATTAGCCTCTGTAATAAAATTCAATCAGTGCTTACAAGGTTCTGGTGGGATGCAAAGGATGGAGTTCATAAAATTTGCTGGGTCGCATGGAATGAGCTAACCTTACCCAAGTCTCTCGGAGGGCTAGGCTTCAGGGATGTGCAAATCTTCAATCAAGCATTACTGGCAAAAATTGGCTGGAGAATCATCACCAGACCAGACTGCCTCCTCGCAAGAATTCTTCTAGGAAAATATTGCCACAAATCCTCTTTCCTCAACACTATTCCAGCCTCCAACATCTCGCATGGGTGGAGAGGAATTCTACATGGAAGAGATCTGCTGCTTAGCCATCTAGGCAGAGTGATAGGAAATGGAGAATCAACCCGCCTTTGGTCCGACTCTTGGATTTGCCCTGAAAAGAATCTGAAACCAATAGGACCTGTGCAACAAAAAGATCAAGATTTGCTAGTCTCAGATCTCCTCTCTAGAGAAACAAAGGAATGGAACAAAGCTATGGTTGAAAATCTACTGCCGGAACTGGCAACTCTCATCTACTCAATACGACCAAGTATACTTGACAACCAAGATTCTTACATATGGTCTCTACAGAAGTCAGGGGACTACTCAGTGAAATCAGGATACTACTCTAAACAAGCTGACAAGAATTCATCGACACTACTGCCCTCAGCTCAAAGACCGGAAGATACCTGGAACTGGAAGAAACATGTCTGGAACCCTCCTCTTCTTCCGAAGCTTAAACACTTCCTATGGAGAATCGCTAAAAAAGCCCTCCCAACTGGTGAAAATCTACAACGGAGAGGTATAAATGCTAATGTTATGTGTTGTAGGTGTGGAGAAGCAGAGACATTACCTCATATTTTCTTCCATTGTGCTTTCGCGAAGGAAGTCTGGAAACTAGCACCGCTAGCCTCCGAGGTGGACACATCTCTATGGACCGCCTTCAAACCAACCCTACAAGCATCATACTCCTGGAAAGTCCTGCCGCCCTACGGTTTCACAAGCAACCCGATGCCTTGGATATGCTGGTTCCTCTGGATTTCAAGGAACAACCTCATCTTCCAAAACAGAGCCACTACACCTCAGGAGATCATATTAAAATCCGTGAAAGCGATCAGAGAGTGGGAATCAGCCCAACCTCTCAAGTCCCCGACGACACATCTCGTCAGATGCCCCCCTCTGATTTATGACTGCCCTGAATCAACCATCCTCTGTTATACAGATGCGGCCTGGAGATCAGATTCTAAATCGGCTGGCCTCGCCTGGATCTTCACTGATCTCTCATCACAGGAGCTCAACCGCGGATCAAAGGCCCAAGACTCAGTGGCATCGGCATTAATGGCAGAAGGCCTAGCGATACGAGAGGCTCTCCAACACGCGATCTCTCTCAATTTCACCCATATCTGGATCCGTTCAGACTCACAAGTGCTTATACAAGCAATCACCACGAGAAGACAATCGGTAGAGCTCT